In Muribaculum gordoncarteri, the genomic window GGTCGAGCGTGTTTAACATCTCATCATTACTTGATGCGACAACCCTAAGCGGCAAATCCTTGTGATCCGATGAATAATCTATAAGTGCTTTTATACTTGTAAGTTTTTCGCCTTTAACCTTGTCATCTTTAAGTTTCTGCTTATTATATGGATTGATCGCCTCCGCGATTGAATCGCACAACAATTTATTAAAGTCGGGCGACTTACTTTCAAATAATTTATCGGTAATAACTATAGGCACAGGGATGAATCCTGCGCTTTTTAGCTTGGGCAACAATCCCGCACTTATCAACGAGCTTTTTCCCTCACCCGATTCAGAATGAAGCACCACAATGTCATTGCGCTTCAACATTGACAATATATCGTCGATAGCTTGAGAGCGACCCTTGAAAATAGCCGCATCTTTTTCAGTATAGGAAGCCAATCCTATGAATGATGTATTTTTCATAGCAATTATTTACAAATTTCAATATCGTTATCACTAAAATCGGGATTTAACACCTTCATGTTTATATGGTAGAAAACCGCGCTTATATCCGGGAAGTTCTTTGCCATCTCTTCGATTAATTTTGTATCCAAAGGACTGCCATTTTTCCAGACCCTGCCGTCAATTACCAACGGGAGGGAAAATACAGCGTCTTCAGGCAACGATTTAATTCTTTTAGCAGCCTCTATGACCTCGACTTTTACATGAGAATCCTCAAAAACCTTGCTCCAAAAATTCTCGGTAACCACAGGGATGTATAACTTGGACTTATAAATCGCCTTTATGTAGCGATTCACATAGTTTTCGCCATATTTTATCGCCTCCTTGTCGAAAAACACATTATTCAATTTGCGGCTGAGTACGTTGTATATCCTCTCCGCGATGTCATAGTCCTCGCCTGCGTATGAAATGAAAGCGTCATAACTTTCGCAATCAGCCTTCGATTCAGTGCTAATCATTTTGTCACGATCCTTAATTCGAGAGGTTATCTCAGCCAAAATTTCATCAACAGCCTGATCGGTATCAAAATGATAACATTGCAGGAAATCGAAGAATCCCACATTTGAATCAGTGTGGCTTAACCAATACTTCTGCACTTCACCTGCTTGATTCTGAAAGGGGAACCACAAAAAGCGAAAAATCCAGTCGGGCAAATGACTTCCCAAGACCATAAGTCGCCCCGGCTTTTCAGCAAGATAGTTATAAAGATTGTTACATGAATAATCGCCACCTTGTATATTGTGCAGGAACTCAAGCAACGAATCCTCGTCACACACCCACTTCCAGCCATCGGCCGCTTTGCCGAATATATGGTAAACCGTATTTCCGAGCGACGAAATGTCATCCTTATTACGCCCCTGGCTCACACTCGCCGGACTATAATAAAACGAATTGTAGTTTACTCCACGGACACTTAATGCATTCTCTATAAGCGAGAACGGCGATGTGGTGATTATCAATCGCGGTTTCATTGCAGCAAGAAAATCGAGAACCGATTCCCTTAACCGCAATCTGCCGTTATCGCGTACCTCATCCACTATTTCCCGAAATTCATCTTTAAACCTAACAGCATCCATCGAGGCTTTGGCTCGCGTAAATATATAATAAATTTCAGCTGAAGATTCGCATTTTACATTACGTAATTCGGGAATCTCCTCACACAACTGTTGCACGACATAGGACAACAGCGTGACATCTCCGTCAGGAGTTTCAACTATAAAAGCATCATCCCCGATTAAAGGGACAATTGAATTACTATTGGTTACAACCGACTTTATGTTACGCTCCTGAGCTCGAGAAAATGGCATAAGGTTATATGATTGGTATTTTTACAAAAATAATAATTCTTTATTATTCTCGCAAATACCAATAACCGCATAATCAATGCCGATGCTGATTTGAGGCGTTGAGGGAGTTGGGGTTACATGAGTTCCTTGACCAGGAGGTAGAGGAGGGCGGCGAGGACGCCGCCAAGAAGCGGGCCTACGATGGGTACCCAGCTGTAGCTCCACTGGCTGGAGCCCTTGCCCTTTATCGGCAATATAGCGTGGGCGATGCGCGGCCCCAGGTCACGTGCCGGATTGATGGCGTAACCCGTCGTGCCGCCGAGCGACATACCAATCACCACAACGAGCAGGGCCACAGGTAACGCGCCCACACTGCCGAGTCCCACCTCCGAGGAGTTCTCCTTGTCGCCCATAAACAGAATAACGAGCACAAGAATGAACGTACCCACGATTTCGCATATCATGTTACGACGATAATTCTTTATGGCAGGAATGGTGGCAAACACACCGAGCTTGGTTTCGGCCTCAGCCGTGGCATCGAAGTGATCCTTATAAAATACGTAGACAATAACGGCTCCAAGTATTCCGCCGGCAATCTGCGACACGATGTAGGGCAGCACATACTCCCACGGGAACTTACCCGCAGCGGCAAGCCCCAACGTAACGGCCGGATTAAGATGCGCTCCGGTATAAGGCCCGGCGATGAGCACACCGCACATAACGGCAAGACCCCATGCAAGCGTCACCACCACCCATCCGGCTCCCTCGCCCTTGGACTTGCGCAGCGACACACACGCCACCACGCCGCAACCAAGTAACACGAGAACGAATGTGCCTATGAACTCAAAAAGGCATTGGACTAAAAGCGAAACTTTCATGACTACACTACTTTATCGGATATTCGGTAAGTACCCGGTTCACGGCGTTGTGCCATCCCTCGATTTCACTCGCCACCTTGGCAAGATCGCCCGACGGAGAGAACACCTTCTCAACCTGCCACTGAGAGCGCACTTCGTCAAGGTCACTCCAATATCCCACGGCGAGTCCGGCAAGATAGGCCGCACCAAGCGCGGTGGTTTCGGTGATGCGCGGACGCATGACATCGGTATTCAATATGTCGCTCTGGAACTGCATCAGCAGATTGTTGCGTGACGCTCCGCCGTCGACCTTCAGATTGGCGATGGGCAGTTCGGCGTCACGTTCCATCGCCTTCACTATGTCATAGGTCTGATAGGCAATTCCCTCAAGAGCGGCACGTGCTATGTGGGCGGTCGTGGTTCCTCGGCTGATGCCCGATATGGCGCCACGGGCATACTGATCCCAATATGGCGCGCCAAGTCCGGTGAGTGCCGGCACGAAATACACCCCGTCGGTGTCGGGCACCGACTCGGCAAGTGCCTCCACCTCGGCCGACGATGTTATGCACTTCAATGAGTCGCGCAGCCACTGGATCACCGAACCGCCGACAAATATCGACCCCTCGAGAGCGTAGGTCACCTTGTCGCCAAGCTTCCACGCAATGGTGGTGAGCAGCTTGTTTTTCGACTCTATGGGACGCTCACCGCTGTTCATCAACAGGAAGCATCCCGTGCCGTAGGTGTTCTTAACCGAACCGGGTTCAATACACATCTGTCCGAACAGTGCGGCCTGCTGGTCGCCGGCACTTCCCGATATGGGCACATGGTGGGCAAAGAGGGTCGATGTAGTGTGACCGTACACCTCGCTCGACGACTTCACTTCGGGCATCATCGACAACGGAATGCCAAACATATCAAGCAGTTCCTTGTCCCACTCGAGAGTGTGGATGTTGAAGAGCATCGTGCGTGACGCATTGCTGACATCGGTCACGTGAATATCGCCGCGGGTCAATCGCCACATGAGCCATGTTTCGACGGTACCAAACATCAGCTTACCCTCGTCGGCACGCTTGCGCGCTCCGGGAACATTGTCGAGAATCCACTTGATTTTCGTCGCGCTGAAGTAGGCGTCAAGTATCAGTCCGGTCTTGCTACGTATCATCTCCACCACTCCCTCGCGGCGAAGCTGGTCGCAATACTCCGAAGTGCGCCTGTCCTGCCACACGATTGCGTTATATATCGGCTCCTCGGTGTCACGGTCCCACACGATTGTGGTTTCGCGCTGGTTGGTTATGCCTATCGCGGCTATGTTCTTTCCGTTTATG contains:
- a CDS encoding toll/interleukin-1 receptor domain-containing protein; translation: MPFSRAQERNIKSVVTNSNSIVPLIGDDAFIVETPDGDVTLLSYVVQQLCEEIPELRNVKCESSAEIYYIFTRAKASMDAVRFKDEFREIVDEVRDNGRLRLRESVLDFLAAMKPRLIITTSPFSLIENALSVRGVNYNSFYYSPASVSQGRNKDDISSLGNTVYHIFGKAADGWKWVCDEDSLLEFLHNIQGGDYSCNNLYNYLAEKPGRLMVLGSHLPDWIFRFLWFPFQNQAGEVQKYWLSHTDSNVGFFDFLQCYHFDTDQAVDEILAEITSRIKDRDKMISTESKADCESYDAFISYAGEDYDIAERIYNVLSRKLNNVFFDKEAIKYGENYVNRYIKAIYKSKLYIPVVTENFWSKVFEDSHVKVEVIEAAKRIKSLPEDAVFSLPLVIDGRVWKNGSPLDTKLIEEMAKNFPDISAVFYHINMKVLNPDFSDNDIEICK
- a CDS encoding MIP/aquaporin family protein; translation: MKVSLLVQCLFEFIGTFVLVLLGCGVVACVSLRKSKGEGAGWVVVTLAWGLAVMCGVLIAGPYTGAHLNPAVTLGLAAAGKFPWEYVLPYIVSQIAGGILGAVIVYVFYKDHFDATAEAETKLGVFATIPAIKNYRRNMICEIVGTFILVLVILFMGDKENSSEVGLGSVGALPVALLVVVIGMSLGGTTGYAINPARDLGPRIAHAILPIKGKGSSQWSYSWVPIVGPLLGGVLAALLYLLVKELM
- the glpK gene encoding glycerol kinase GlpK encodes the protein MEQQYILSLDQGTSSSRAIVFDRKGSICSVAQREFEQIFPRSGWVEHNPHQIWASQASVIAEAISKIDINGKNIAAIGITNQRETTIVWDRDTEEPIYNAIVWQDRRTSEYCDQLRREGVVEMIRSKTGLILDAYFSATKIKWILDNVPGARKRADEGKLMFGTVETWLMWRLTRGDIHVTDVSNASRTMLFNIHTLEWDKELLDMFGIPLSMMPEVKSSSEVYGHTTSTLFAHHVPISGSAGDQQAALFGQMCIEPGSVKNTYGTGCFLLMNSGERPIESKNKLLTTIAWKLGDKVTYALEGSIFVGGSVIQWLRDSLKCITSSAEVEALAESVPDTDGVYFVPALTGLGAPYWDQYARGAISGISRGTTTAHIARAALEGIAYQTYDIVKAMERDAELPIANLKVDGGASRNNLLMQFQSDILNTDVMRPRITETTALGAAYLAGLAVGYWSDLDEVRSQWQVEKVFSPSGDLAKVASEIEGWHNAVNRVLTEYPIK